A single genomic interval of Syntrophobotulus glycolicus DSM 8271 harbors:
- a CDS encoding ATP-binding response regulator, translating into MLNISDRCNMLIQANLLIVINMNITRKMLRGALEFTAPVSREEVNTAIFTKGRKLTSEETEEFSQELIRTNYYRIRNLSIIIIVFIIILLFTLDLPIMRNGLNSVGNEYKVLFFLHLSTLLLMLVFFGISWFKLRPQASAFTRRDHLLAFLFNFILAIICALFSVNDQRIDGEITLYLFGAYLIAIVNYHHPVRSLWIYLPTHIIFIVGISQLQTNPLLLRGYYFNSTIVIILAWFISYFFYYAKKKDFMAEKALQHSEQRALALVEDLKKADYQKNRFLSSLSHELRNPLASMMMSLSLFKLAAPDSPQAAQAMEIFERQTIQLSRLVDDLLEVTRITQNKIKLNTGLVELNSLVQRTVKNYKQMFTEKGLSLEVEDYVQPVYVLADSARLIQIIENLLYNALKFTNTGGEVRVIVSKDEDKSAAIIQVKDNGMGIKQELLEDLFLPFVQADLTLAHSSGGIGLGLAIVKGMVELHGGKVFAKSDGLGKGAQFIIQLPLEVNQEPQKSFTQQKGRKNSGRRRILIIDDIPDVAEILCSLLGHLGHEVISAPNGIKGLARAKEFQPDVIFCDIGLPGMNGYEVARNLRRDERLKDVYLIALSGYAQPEDMERSKEAGFDLHVAKPVDLVKLEQILEEEIQIECIQA; encoded by the coding sequence TTGCTGAATATATCTGACAGATGCAATATGCTGATTCAGGCAAACCTTCTGATCGTCATCAATATGAACATCACGCGCAAAATGTTGAGGGGCGCCTTGGAATTTACCGCACCTGTTTCGCGAGAGGAGGTGAATACGGCTATATTTACAAAAGGCAGAAAACTGACTTCCGAAGAAACGGAGGAGTTTAGTCAGGAACTCATCCGTACCAATTATTACAGAATTCGTAATTTAAGCATAATCATTATCGTTTTTATTATTATTCTTTTGTTTACTCTTGATCTGCCAATCATGCGGAATGGCCTCAATTCTGTTGGCAATGAATACAAGGTACTTTTCTTTTTGCATTTATCCACATTATTACTTATGCTTGTTTTCTTTGGTATTTCATGGTTCAAACTCAGGCCCCAAGCTTCCGCGTTCACCAGGCGTGATCATCTGCTCGCTTTTCTATTTAATTTTATTCTTGCAATTATCTGTGCATTATTTTCAGTTAACGATCAGCGGATTGACGGGGAAATAACGCTTTATCTCTTTGGGGCATACCTGATTGCCATCGTGAATTACCACCATCCGGTACGGAGCCTGTGGATCTATCTTCCAACTCATATCATCTTCATTGTGGGAATAAGCCAATTACAGACTAACCCCCTTCTCTTGCGCGGTTATTATTTCAATAGCACCATTGTTATCATCTTAGCCTGGTTTATCTCTTACTTTTTTTATTACGCGAAAAAAAAGGACTTCATGGCGGAGAAAGCTCTTCAGCACAGTGAGCAGCGGGCTTTGGCCCTGGTCGAAGATCTCAAAAAGGCAGACTATCAGAAAAACCGGTTTCTCAGCAGTCTGTCCCATGAACTGAGGAACCCCTTAGCCTCAATGATGATGAGTCTTTCTCTTTTTAAACTTGCCGCCCCGGACTCCCCGCAGGCGGCACAGGCTATGGAGATCTTCGAACGGCAGACGATTCAGCTCTCCAGATTAGTGGATGACTTGTTGGAAGTAACCCGCATCACCCAGAACAAGATCAAACTTAATACAGGCTTAGTCGAGCTCAATAGCTTGGTCCAGCGGACAGTGAAAAACTATAAACAAATGTTTACGGAAAAAGGACTGAGTCTGGAAGTCGAAGATTATGTTCAGCCGGTATACGTCCTTGCTGATTCAGCCAGGCTGATACAGATTATTGAAAACCTGTTGTATAACGCTCTGAAATTTACAAACACAGGCGGGGAAGTTCGGGTTATCGTTTCTAAAGATGAAGACAAATCCGCAGCCATTATTCAGGTTAAGGACAACGGGATGGGCATTAAGCAAGAGTTGTTGGAAGATTTGTTCCTGCCGTTTGTCCAAGCAGATCTTACTCTGGCCCACAGCAGCGGAGGGATCGGTCTGGGCTTGGCTATTGTCAAAGGGATGGTAGAATTACACGGCGGGAAAGTTTTCGCCAAGAGCGATGGTTTAGGAAAAGGAGCTCAGTTTATCATCCAGCTTCCTCTGGAGGTTAATCAAGAGCCTCAAAAAAGCTTTACGCAACAAAAAGGCAGGAAGAATTCCGGCAGACGGCGGATCCTGATTATTGACGATATTCCGGATGTGGCGGAGATTCTGTGTTCCCTGCTGGGTCACTTAGGCCATGAAGTTATTTCCGCTCCGAATGGAATCAAGGGATTAGCCAGGGCAAAAGAATTTCAGCCTGATGTAATATTTTGCGATATCGGGTTGCCCGGTATGAACGGATATGAAGTGGCACGCAATTTACGGAGGGATGAGCGCTTGAAAGACGTCTATCTGATCGCCTTATCGGGATACGCCCAGCCGGAGGATATGG